A genomic segment from Verrucomicrobiia bacterium encodes:
- a CDS encoding 2-oxoacid:ferredoxin oxidoreductase subunit beta: MSALIETTPAIEPIKSAAQLVKESYKGKIHPDWCPGCGDFSVLSALQAALYELGLNPHQVVVISGIGCSSNLPGFINTYGMHTLHGRSLAVGTGVKLGNHDLKVICVGGDGDGYGIGGNHFMHTMRRNVDITYIVMDNQIYGLTTGQTSPTSAKGMKTKSTPQGNVENPINPIPLAIIGGATYVARGFSGKQKHLVELLKGAIQHRGFSLVDVFSPCVTYNKDNTYQWFNPRVKTLDEQGHDPSDLHKALDKGYLWGDETPIGLFWKRNDLPALEDLEPVLHDGQGPMAFRKLGVTHEQAQALIKELL; this comes from the coding sequence ATGAGCGCACTTATCGAAACAACACCAGCAATCGAACCCATCAAATCTGCGGCACAGCTTGTCAAAGAGAGCTACAAAGGCAAAATCCATCCCGACTGGTGCCCTGGCTGCGGCGATTTTTCCGTCCTCTCGGCCCTACAGGCCGCGCTGTACGAGCTTGGCCTGAACCCGCACCAGGTGGTGGTGATCAGCGGCATCGGTTGTTCATCGAACCTGCCTGGGTTCATCAATACGTACGGGATGCACACGTTGCATGGCCGCTCCCTGGCCGTGGGCACCGGCGTCAAGCTGGGCAACCACGACCTGAAAGTCATTTGCGTCGGCGGCGATGGCGATGGTTATGGCATCGGCGGCAACCATTTCATGCATACCATGCGCCGCAATGTCGATATTACCTATATCGTCATGGACAACCAGATTTACGGCCTGACCACGGGGCAAACTTCCCCCACCAGCGCCAAGGGCATGAAAACCAAGAGCACCCCGCAAGGCAACGTCGAGAACCCGATTAATCCGATTCCCCTCGCCATTATCGGCGGAGCGACCTATGTGGCCCGTGGCTTCAGCGGCAAGCAAAAACATCTCGTCGAGCTGCTCAAGGGCGCCATCCAGCACCGTGGCTTTTCCCTGGTGGACGTCTTCAGCCCGTGCGTCACGTACAACAAGGACAATACTTACCAGTGGTTCAATCCACGCGTGAAGACCCTCGATGAGCAGGGACATGACCCGAGCGACCTCCACAAGGCCCTCGATAAGGGATACCTGTGGGGAGACGAAACCCCCATCGGGCTGTTCTGGAAACGGAATGACTTGCCGGCGCTCGAAGACCTCGAACCCGTCCTTCATGATGGCCAGGGGCCGATGGCTTTCCGCAAGTTGGGTGTAACCCATGAGCAAGCCCAGGCGCTCATCAAGGAATTGTTGTAA